The following coding sequences are from one Paenibacillus sp. FSL R5-0912 window:
- a CDS encoding beta-galactosidase, producing the protein MELNSYTNVQIGVDYYPEHWDESMWETDIKLMKETGVKVVRVAEFAWSRLEPVEGTFDFAWLDRALDLFHAYGIQIVIGTPTATPPRWLTSAYPDVLPVFADGGVFHPGVRGHRCYNSASLRKYGRRIIEALARHYSGHPAVIGWQTDNEFSMLDCHCDSCNLAFRKWVQEKYSTLAQVNAEWGTVVWSGEYSSWDELTVPYGGSPFQNPSLLLDFQRFQWDAVIAFQKMQTEVLREICPKHFITHNFHSYPQRLDMHGLAEDLDVAAFDYYPNPSPKKQTTAPYSGALSLDLTRGIKRRNFWIMEQLSGPPGCWFPMWRTPNPGFIRAYAWQAIARGADTVVHFRWRSSVAGAEQFWHGLIDHSNVPGRRFAEFAQLCSEVNGLAPLLTGTKVISQAAILYSHEQLAALRIQPQAEGLDYYDNIKQYHRALTKLGIGCDVIDWRQPLEGYKLVIVPSLYLHDEEAAQLLETFAGGGGIVILTHRSGVKNMNNICVMQPLPGLFSRAAGVTVEEYDPIGGEVHSLRSAEGLLYECSQWCDILRPAGAEPVAWYEDDFFAGAPAVTVNRFGAGQVYYIGTHAGENYWLKLLSDIALDVGLELFPELPEGVQAFKRTGERGGLLFLLNLSRTPQTVGLNKLYRSAFTGTLMTGPVELAAYGVEILETEG; encoded by the coding sequence ATGGAACTTAACAGCTATACTAACGTGCAGATCGGTGTGGATTATTACCCCGAACATTGGGATGAGTCTATGTGGGAGACGGATATTAAATTAATGAAGGAAACCGGAGTCAAGGTGGTCCGGGTGGCGGAATTTGCCTGGAGCCGGCTTGAGCCGGTAGAGGGGACCTTTGATTTCGCCTGGCTGGACCGGGCGCTGGATCTGTTCCACGCCTACGGAATTCAGATTGTGATCGGGACGCCGACAGCGACACCGCCGCGCTGGCTGACTTCTGCCTACCCGGATGTGCTGCCTGTGTTCGCAGATGGAGGTGTATTCCATCCGGGAGTACGCGGCCACCGCTGTTACAACAGCGCATCGCTGCGGAAGTATGGCCGCCGGATTATTGAGGCGCTGGCCCGTCATTACAGCGGTCATCCTGCCGTTATCGGCTGGCAGACGGACAATGAATTCAGTATGCTGGATTGCCATTGTGACAGCTGCAACCTGGCGTTCCGCAAGTGGGTTCAGGAGAAGTACAGCACACTCGCGCAGGTTAACGCAGAGTGGGGAACTGTGGTCTGGAGCGGAGAGTACAGCAGCTGGGACGAGCTGACGGTGCCTTACGGCGGCTCACCATTCCAGAATCCCTCGCTGCTGCTGGATTTCCAGCGGTTCCAATGGGATGCGGTGATCGCTTTCCAGAAGATGCAGACGGAAGTGCTGCGCGAGATCTGCCCGAAGCACTTTATCACCCACAACTTCCATAGTTATCCTCAGCGGCTGGACATGCACGGGCTGGCTGAGGATCTTGATGTGGCTGCCTTCGATTATTATCCGAACCCTTCGCCGAAGAAGCAGACGACGGCTCCCTACAGCGGCGCGCTATCCCTGGATCTGACCCGCGGCATCAAACGCCGCAATTTCTGGATCATGGAGCAGCTGAGCGGCCCGCCGGGCTGCTGGTTCCCAATGTGGCGGACTCCTAACCCGGGGTTTATCCGCGCTTATGCCTGGCAGGCGATTGCCAGAGGCGCAGATACCGTGGTGCATTTCCGCTGGAGAAGCTCCGTAGCCGGGGCAGAACAGTTCTGGCATGGGCTGATCGACCACAGCAATGTGCCCGGGCGGAGATTTGCCGAGTTCGCGCAGCTATGCAGTGAGGTGAACGGTTTGGCTCCGCTGCTGACGGGGACTAAGGTTATCAGCCAGGCGGCTATCCTGTATTCGCATGAGCAGCTGGCTGCGCTGCGCATCCAGCCTCAGGCTGAAGGATTGGACTACTACGATAACATTAAGCAGTACCACCGGGCGCTGACGAAGCTTGGTATCGGGTGCGATGTCATCGACTGGCGGCAGCCGCTTGAGGGTTACAAGCTGGTGATTGTCCCGAGCCTGTACCTGCATGATGAGGAAGCTGCACAACTGCTGGAGACTTTTGCCGGAGGTGGCGGAATCGTGATCCTTACCCATCGCAGCGGTGTGAAGAATATGAACAACATCTGTGTAATGCAGCCACTGCCAGGGCTCTTCTCCCGTGCAGCGGGTGTAACGGTGGAGGAATATGATCCGATCGGAGGCGAAGTTCATTCGCTTCGCAGCGCTGAGGGCCTTCTGTATGAATGCAGCCAGTGGTGCGACATTCTGCGGCCGGCGGGAGCCGAGCCGGTCGCCTGGTATGAAGACGATTTCTTTGCCGGAGCTCCTGCGGTCACCGTAAACCGCTTCGGAGCGGGCCAGGTTTATTATATCGGAACACATGCCGGGGAGAACTACTGGCTGAAGCTTTTGAGTGATATCGCGCTAGACGTTGGGCTTGAGCTGTTCCCGGAATTACCGGAGGGTGTACAGGCATTCAAGCGCACAGGAGAGAGAGGGGGACTGCTGTTTCTGCTGAATCTTAGCCGGACGCCTCAGACTGTAGGGCTAAACAAGCTTTACCGCAGCGCTTTTACCGGTACCCTGATGACTGGCCCGGTAGAGCTTGCGGCGTATGGTGTAGAGATTCTGGAGACTGAAGGCTGA
- a CDS encoding carbohydrate ABC transporter permease, with the protein MRGNKLSQFGQQLFFVGPALLFFTLITIIPFLMGMYYSFTDWNGVSGNVSWVGVQNFKSIFTNDPDFWSSFWFTVRFTVLGVILTNVVGFFLAYLLTKPLKTRNMLRTIFFMPNVIGGLLLGFIWQFIFIKGFATMGDVTGWSFFNLPWLGDATTGFWAIVMVFIWQSSGYLMVIYIASLSNVSKEVLEAAEIDGASRMQVLRNIIVPLIMPAVTIGLFLAISWSFKMFDLNLSLTKGGPFKSTESVAMNIYNEAFLNNRYGLGTAKALLFFVIVALITVIQVRLTKSKEVEA; encoded by the coding sequence ATGCGCGGCAATAAGTTGTCCCAATTTGGTCAACAGCTATTTTTCGTTGGCCCGGCGTTATTGTTCTTTACCTTGATTACTATTATCCCGTTTCTGATGGGGATGTACTACTCCTTCACAGACTGGAACGGCGTATCAGGTAATGTAAGCTGGGTGGGCGTTCAGAACTTTAAATCGATTTTTACGAATGATCCCGACTTCTGGTCATCCTTCTGGTTTACCGTGAGATTCACTGTACTGGGAGTAATATTGACCAATGTGGTGGGCTTTTTCCTGGCCTATCTGCTGACCAAACCTTTAAAAACACGCAATATGCTCCGGACCATATTCTTCATGCCGAATGTGATCGGGGGATTGCTGCTTGGTTTCATATGGCAGTTCATTTTCATTAAAGGGTTCGCCACAATGGGCGATGTTACAGGCTGGTCCTTCTTCAATCTTCCTTGGCTTGGGGATGCAACCACCGGCTTCTGGGCAATTGTCATGGTATTCATTTGGCAGTCCTCCGGTTACCTGATGGTTATCTACATTGCTTCACTCAGCAACGTGTCCAAAGAAGTGCTCGAAGCTGCTGAGATTGACGGCGCATCCCGGATGCAGGTGCTTCGCAACATTATCGTGCCGCTGATTATGCCTGCGGTGACGATCGGCTTGTTCCTGGCCATTTCCTGGTCCTTCAAAATGTTCGACCTGAACCTGTCGCTGACTAAAGGCGGACCGTTCAAATCGACGGAATCCGTAGCCATGAACATCTATAATGAAGCCTTCCTGAACAACCGTTACGGTCTGGGTACGGCAAAAGCGTTGTTATTCTTCGTCATTGTAGCGCTGATCACTGTCATTCAGGTTCGTCTTACGAAGAGCAAGGAGGTAGAAGCTTAA
- a CDS encoding ABC transporter substrate-binding protein, translating into MMKKRSAVMLSSVMLMSVVLAACGGNNTNNNASNGASNGSAGNTSGAVKTVKIFQFKTEIVEGLNELKVEFEKEYPNIKLDIQTVGGGADYGAALKTKFASGDAPDIFSNGGYAEMALWADKLEDLSDQPWVKDLIPLAAEPMTKDGKTYGMPMNLEGIGYVYNKDLFAKAGITETPKTITELEEAAKKLQAIDVIPFGNAYQEWWLLGIQGISVAFAQQDNVDEFINGLNAGTSTIVGNEKFKDWSNLLNLTVKYGQKNPLTTDANTHLAMFANGETAMMQEGNWAQTLVDNITPGMNIGMFPMPINDDPAMNDKLSVGVPANLVVNKDSGSKEEAKTFLNWLVTSDMGKEYLVQKWKFIPALSTIPATPEDIGLLGADVWNYVQEGKVYGLQASKFPDGVTQEFASSIQELIAGKVDEAGWEKSMQAAWDKLKK; encoded by the coding sequence ATGATGAAGAAACGGTCTGCAGTGATGCTGTCCAGCGTAATGCTGATGTCTGTCGTGCTTGCGGCATGCGGTGGCAACAACACTAACAATAATGCTTCGAATGGTGCTTCGAATGGAAGCGCTGGCAACACTTCCGGCGCTGTGAAAACGGTTAAGATTTTCCAGTTCAAGACCGAAATCGTGGAAGGCCTGAATGAACTGAAGGTTGAATTCGAGAAAGAATACCCTAACATCAAGCTGGACATTCAAACGGTTGGCGGCGGCGCAGACTATGGGGCAGCCCTGAAGACGAAATTCGCTTCCGGCGATGCTCCTGACATTTTCTCGAACGGCGGTTACGCTGAAATGGCACTGTGGGCTGACAAGCTCGAGGATCTGTCCGATCAGCCTTGGGTGAAGGATCTGATTCCTTTGGCTGCTGAGCCAATGACTAAAGATGGCAAAACCTATGGTATGCCGATGAACCTTGAAGGTATTGGTTATGTCTACAACAAGGATCTGTTCGCCAAAGCCGGTATCACTGAAACGCCAAAAACAATCACTGAGCTTGAAGAAGCAGCAAAAAAATTGCAGGCGATCGATGTTATTCCTTTCGGAAACGCATACCAGGAATGGTGGCTGCTGGGTATCCAGGGCATCAGCGTAGCATTTGCACAGCAGGATAATGTGGATGAATTCATCAACGGCCTGAACGCCGGAACTTCCACCATCGTGGGCAACGAGAAATTCAAGGATTGGAGCAACCTGCTTAACCTGACTGTGAAATACGGACAGAAGAATCCTTTGACTACAGATGCTAATACTCACCTGGCTATGTTCGCCAATGGCGAAACCGCTATGATGCAGGAAGGCAACTGGGCACAGACTCTGGTTGACAACATCACCCCTGGCATGAACATCGGTATGTTCCCTATGCCAATCAACGACGATCCTGCGATGAACGATAAGCTGTCTGTAGGGGTTCCTGCCAACCTAGTCGTGAATAAGGATTCCGGATCTAAGGAAGAAGCTAAGACCTTCCTGAACTGGCTTGTAACTTCCGACATGGGTAAAGAGTATCTCGTTCAAAAGTGGAAATTCATCCCTGCCCTGTCCACCATTCCGGCAACACCTGAAGATATCGGTCTTCTGGGTGCGGATGTATGGAACTATGTTCAAGAGGGTAAAGTCTACGGACTTCAGGCTTCGAAATTCCCTGATGGTGTAACTCAAGAATTTGCAAGTTCCATTCAAGAGCTAATCGCCGGTAAAGTGGACGAAGCAGGCTGGGAAAAGAGCATGCAGGCAGCTTGGGATAAGCTGAAGAAATAA
- a CDS encoding helix-turn-helix domain-containing protein, translated as MKALIVDDEARVRKAVRLLVDWDAHQIDEILEAGNGNEAIQLIRKEKPALVVMDMMMESGNGVELMTWVDEFAGNTKFIVVSGHNDFDFVRQTVRHGGIDYILKPIEADMINNAVSKAVAAWRSEEAERSHRQRQSLRLNEIKPIYGEKLLSALIDDKVNAEASLRRLIGDGIMPQSAKTSRLILVQTDSGNNPLLKRFGGDSELLYYAIVNICNEFLQQQNNGIAFRYWGGPPEIAIILWDGRESVVELISRINQGIYHTLQFRMHFGISTAGHFPGQLPAQRTEAAEALLRRNLLRHEDYCHFAPVAGEGGFPAGSQVRSSADAEAPLNFADVQDDWRMAVISGTPETMSAAAQHWTHELSRRGVVTPQMLNSWKADALLFRSRLVREALGSLADSVLAELEQEDLQHPSPLPSGYSFSLFAWRDWSFALMQRLSQILSARQIKERNPMTEIIKYIEQNYPSDLSLQEVAGKFYVSREYVSRKFKQEYGINFSDYIVNVRIEKAKLLMQNPNLKLVQISEMVGFHDVKYFSKVFKKQVGCSPKDYRVQVSP; from the coding sequence ATGAAGGCGCTTATAGTGGATGATGAAGCAAGAGTCCGGAAGGCGGTCCGGCTGCTGGTGGACTGGGATGCCCATCAGATTGATGAGATTCTCGAAGCGGGGAACGGCAATGAAGCCATCCAGCTGATCCGCAAGGAGAAGCCGGCGCTGGTGGTTATGGATATGATGATGGAATCGGGGAACGGTGTTGAGCTGATGACCTGGGTAGATGAATTCGCCGGCAACACCAAATTCATTGTCGTCAGCGGGCATAATGATTTCGATTTCGTACGCCAGACCGTACGCCACGGCGGAATAGATTATATTCTTAAGCCGATTGAAGCAGATATGATTAACAACGCGGTGTCCAAGGCGGTTGCCGCCTGGCGTTCCGAAGAAGCGGAGCGCAGCCACCGCCAGCGTCAGAGCCTCCGGCTGAATGAGATTAAGCCAATCTACGGAGAGAAGCTGCTCTCCGCATTGATTGACGATAAGGTTAATGCCGAAGCCTCGCTGCGCAGGCTTATTGGGGACGGCATCATGCCGCAGAGTGCCAAGACCTCGCGGCTGATTCTTGTGCAGACGGACAGCGGCAACAATCCGCTGCTCAAACGGTTCGGGGGGGACAGCGAACTGCTGTACTACGCCATTGTGAACATCTGTAATGAATTTCTGCAGCAGCAGAATAACGGAATCGCCTTCCGGTATTGGGGCGGCCCCCCGGAGATTGCCATCATTCTCTGGGATGGCCGGGAATCTGTAGTCGAGCTGATCAGCCGGATCAATCAGGGAATCTACCATACCCTGCAGTTCCGTATGCATTTCGGCATCAGCACCGCAGGCCACTTCCCCGGACAGCTGCCGGCGCAGCGCACAGAAGCCGCCGAAGCCCTGCTCCGGAGGAATCTGCTAAGACATGAGGATTATTGTCACTTTGCTCCGGTTGCAGGAGAAGGCGGCTTCCCGGCAGGCAGCCAGGTGCGCAGCAGTGCCGATGCCGAAGCGCCGCTGAATTTCGCTGATGTCCAGGACGATTGGCGGATGGCTGTAATCAGCGGCACTCCCGAAACAATGTCCGCGGCTGCACAGCATTGGACCCATGAACTCAGCCGCCGCGGTGTGGTTACCCCGCAGATGCTGAACTCATGGAAAGCGGACGCACTGCTGTTCCGCTCCCGGCTGGTCCGGGAAGCACTGGGAAGCCTGGCCGACAGCGTGCTGGCTGAGCTTGAGCAGGAGGACCTCCAGCACCCGTCTCCGCTGCCAAGCGGCTACTCCTTCTCCCTGTTCGCCTGGCGTGACTGGTCCTTCGCGCTGATGCAGCGCCTGTCTCAGATACTCTCGGCCAGACAGATTAAAGAGCGGAATCCGATGACGGAGATTATTAAGTATATCGAGCAGAACTACCCGTCCGATCTCTCCCTGCAGGAGGTTGCCGGCAAATTCTATGTCAGCCGCGAGTACGTCTCGCGCAAGTTCAAACAGGAATACGGCATCAACTTCTCTGACTATATCGTCAACGTCCGGATCGAGAAAGCCAAGCTGCTCATGCAGAATCCAAACCTGAAGCTGGTGCAGATCTCGGAGATGGTCGGCTTCCACGACGTCAAATATTTCAGCAAGGTATTCAAGAAACAGGTCGGCTGCTCACCGAAGGATTACCGTGTACAAGTTTCCCCATAA
- a CDS encoding LysR family transcriptional regulator, translating into MDMGLLKVFLAVAEEGSISKAAQSLNYVQSNVTTRIQQLEQELKTPLFYRHSRGITLTSAGQTFMEYTVRILKLLDEAKQAVLDSPVPKGSITVGSDTTAAVRLPAILSTYRVCYPDVEVHLQVGRAKELIDSVLQHTVHGAFLDGPVEHPEIVQELLIHERIGLVIPDTMEYQGIRSIHDKTLLILNAECLYRMKLEQWLAEVGCRLGKVMEFGTMEGLLGCVKAGIGYAVLPLSYFTRMNVTEGIRIYPFPEKYAEVPTVFIRRRDLYMTSAFREFIEELKAGLPEAVSGADRTEDSGSAVN; encoded by the coding sequence ATGGATATGGGTCTTCTTAAAGTATTTCTGGCGGTTGCTGAAGAAGGTAGTATCTCTAAAGCAGCCCAAAGCCTGAACTATGTGCAGTCGAATGTGACAACCAGAATTCAGCAATTGGAGCAGGAGCTGAAGACTCCGCTCTTTTACCGGCATAGCCGGGGGATCACGCTGACCTCAGCGGGACAGACGTTCATGGAATATACGGTCAGGATTCTTAAGCTGCTGGACGAAGCCAAGCAGGCGGTTCTGGATTCGCCGGTTCCCAAAGGCTCGATTACGGTCGGCTCGGATACGACGGCTGCCGTCCGGCTGCCTGCCATCCTGTCCACTTACCGGGTCTGTTACCCTGATGTTGAAGTTCATCTGCAGGTCGGGCGGGCGAAGGAGCTAATTGATTCTGTCCTGCAGCATACCGTGCACGGAGCCTTTCTGGACGGACCGGTGGAGCATCCGGAGATTGTCCAGGAGCTGCTTATCCATGAACGGATCGGCCTTGTGATTCCGGATACGATGGAGTATCAGGGCATCCGGTCCATTCATGACAAGACTCTGCTGATCCTGAATGCGGAATGCTTGTACAGGATGAAGCTGGAGCAATGGCTCGCGGAAGTAGGCTGCCGGCTTGGGAAGGTGATGGAGTTCGGGACGATGGAAGGACTCCTCGGCTGCGTGAAGGCGGGAATTGGCTATGCGGTCTTGCCTCTATCCTATTTCACCAGGATGAATGTAACGGAAGGCATCCGCATTTATCCGTTTCCGGAGAAGTATGCAGAGGTTCCGACGGTGTTCATCCGGCGGCGTGACCTCTATATGACGAGCGCTTTCCGGGAGTTTATAGAAGAGCTTAAGGCAGGGCTGCCTGAAGCGGTGAGCGGGGCAGATAGGACGGAGGACAGCGGCAGTGCTGTGAATTAA
- a CDS encoding carbohydrate ABC transporter permease, whose protein sequence is MNAKTKGRWNIGIEVIMILLALLFLSPFYFLLANSVKSFGEILSDAASWPQTFMWSNYANAWKLARFSEAFRNSLIVTIISVILISLFSAMAAYRMVRANTRFNQVLLLLFVAAMVVPFQTIMIPILKVVNIIGVNNSFAGLIISNLGLSIPMAIFLFHGFIKSVPLEIEEAATVDGCNPISAFFRIVLPLLKPMLMTIIVLNALGIWNDYLLPSLILQAPELRTIPLATFSFFGQYTKQWDMALPALTIGVAPIVIFYLFMQRYIVEGIAAGSVKG, encoded by the coding sequence ATGAACGCTAAAACTAAAGGCAGATGGAACATTGGAATTGAAGTAATTATGATTCTTCTGGCGCTTCTATTCCTCTCTCCTTTCTATTTCCTGCTGGCGAACTCGGTGAAATCCTTCGGTGAGATTCTGAGCGATGCGGCAAGCTGGCCGCAGACCTTCATGTGGTCAAACTATGCTAACGCCTGGAAGCTGGCCCGTTTCTCCGAGGCCTTCCGCAATTCGCTGATCGTCACAATCATTAGTGTGATTCTGATCTCCCTGTTCAGCGCAATGGCCGCTTACCGCATGGTACGTGCCAATACCCGGTTTAACCAGGTTCTGTTGCTGCTGTTCGTAGCGGCAATGGTCGTTCCGTTCCAGACGATCATGATTCCGATCTTGAAGGTCGTAAACATCATTGGGGTCAACAACTCGTTCGCGGGTCTGATTATTTCCAACCTGGGACTTAGCATTCCGATGGCCATCTTCCTGTTCCACGGCTTCATCAAATCGGTGCCGCTGGAAATTGAAGAAGCGGCAACCGTGGATGGCTGCAATCCGATCTCGGCTTTCTTCCGGATTGTGCTACCTCTGCTGAAGCCCATGCTGATGACCATTATCGTGCTGAATGCACTGGGCATCTGGAATGACTATCTGCTTCCATCGCTGATTCTTCAGGCACCTGAATTGCGTACCATTCCGCTTGCTACCTTCTCGTTCTTCGGCCAGTATACGAAGCAATGGGATATGGCACTTCCGGCGCTGACTATCGGGGTTGCCCCGATTGTAATCTTCTATCTGTTCATGCAGCGTTACATTGTTGAGGGAATAGCGGCCGGCTCGGTGAAGGGTTAA
- a CDS encoding cache domain-containing sensor histidine kinase gives MKWNSIRTKLIVFLLLPTLICIMATMFINYSYTTNSLRTRAVDENKNLLYQGYKNISSLIQEINRLSLSVYADSDFYRLLEAGYDDLSSDIAIYNSLSYISTSQPNISQVYLYGVKDGKATLITDNTTPKRWLGNMPYQESNLTGSSPVKVQGTHISNAYGLKLPIIQFVPEPVFTLHRRIERIPSTEALGFLSIDVRLSALADIMDQLYEQDQENLYLVDDSGTLVYSNDSTTLGKPLNADWYNSQIADKSDSQGYFEESGAVFIYQRIEGAGLHWTLVKQIPVSYLFREALEAARINMLLLVLLLITIIILTVLVSFRITAPIKQLTRYMNQVQTGNLEIDIRPAGKDEIGVVTEHFRSMMDTINNLILREYRLELSNKTNELRALQSQINPHFMNNTLQIIGTLALELKVPQIYGLLSALAKMMRYSMYNDEKIVTIQNELEHVKAYIELQKERFENKFSFRYDMEESLLQALMPKMILQPIVENYFKHGFNLDRTDGFIEITAAPLTSGRMEISIQNNGLTIPATRLEALRKELEQPRAVEPVNLSHTDNKDGYSKRDAPGAGIGLVNVLARLRLVCGDNAMLTVDNLKAGGVIIRLEIDILVESERI, from the coding sequence ATGAAGTGGAACAGTATCCGCACCAAACTGATTGTTTTTTTACTCCTGCCCACACTAATCTGTATTATGGCTACAATGTTCATTAACTACTCTTATACAACAAACTCATTAAGAACCCGGGCTGTCGATGAGAATAAGAATCTGCTGTACCAGGGCTACAAAAATATCAGCAGCCTCATTCAGGAGATCAACCGGCTGTCGCTGAGCGTATACGCCGACTCCGATTTTTACCGCCTGCTTGAAGCCGGTTATGATGATCTGTCTTCTGATATTGCAATTTATAATTCGCTCAGTTACATCTCTACTTCCCAGCCCAACATCTCACAGGTGTACTTATACGGCGTCAAAGACGGCAAGGCTACATTGATAACCGATAATACAACACCCAAGCGGTGGCTGGGGAATATGCCTTACCAGGAATCCAACCTTACGGGAAGCTCCCCGGTTAAAGTACAGGGCACTCATATCAGTAACGCCTACGGGCTGAAGCTGCCTATCATACAGTTCGTTCCGGAGCCGGTCTTTACGCTGCACCGCAGAATTGAACGCATCCCATCTACAGAAGCGCTAGGATTCTTATCGATTGATGTCAGGCTGAGCGCACTTGCCGATATTATGGACCAGCTGTACGAGCAGGATCAGGAGAACCTCTATCTGGTGGATGACAGCGGCACGCTCGTATACAGTAATGACAGCACCACGCTTGGCAAACCGCTGAATGCGGACTGGTATAACAGCCAGATTGCGGATAAGAGTGACTCGCAGGGTTATTTCGAAGAGAGCGGCGCCGTCTTTATATATCAGAGAATCGAAGGCGCGGGTCTCCACTGGACTCTGGTGAAGCAGATCCCTGTCTCCTATCTGTTCCGTGAAGCGCTTGAAGCGGCCCGGATCAATATGCTGCTGCTGGTGCTGCTGCTCATCACGATCATTATCCTGACCGTTCTGGTCTCCTTCCGGATTACCGCGCCGATCAAGCAGCTGACCCGGTATATGAACCAGGTGCAGACCGGCAATCTGGAGATTGATATCCGGCCGGCGGGCAAGGATGAGATCGGAGTGGTCACGGAGCATTTCCGCAGCATGATGGATACGATTAACAATCTGATTCTGCGGGAGTACAGGCTGGAGCTGTCGAACAAAACCAATGAGCTGAGGGCACTGCAATCGCAGATCAATCCGCATTTCATGAACAACACTCTTCAGATTATCGGTACACTCGCTCTGGAGCTGAAGGTGCCGCAGATCTACGGGCTGCTCTCGGCACTGGCCAAGATGATGCGCTACAGCATGTACAATGATGAGAAGATTGTGACGATCCAAAATGAGCTGGAGCATGTCAAAGCTTATATTGAGCTGCAGAAGGAACGTTTTGAAAATAAGTTCAGTTTCCGCTACGATATGGAAGAATCGCTGCTGCAGGCGCTGATGCCCAAGATGATCCTTCAGCCCATAGTGGAGAATTACTTCAAGCACGGTTTCAATCTGGACCGTACGGACGGATTCATCGAGATTACCGCAGCCCCCCTTACCTCCGGACGGATGGAAATCAGCATTCAGAACAACGGTCTGACCATTCCGGCCACCCGGCTGGAGGCGCTGCGCAAGGAGCTGGAGCAGCCCAGAGCCGTTGAGCCTGTTAATCTGAGTCATACGGACAACAAGGACGGTTACAGCAAACGCGATGCGCCCGGCGCCGGCATCGGCCTCGTGAATGTGCTGGCACGGCTGCGGCTGGTGTGTGGGGATAATGCCATGCTGACAGTGGATAATCTTAAGGCCGGCGGGGTAATCATCCGGCTGGAAATTGATATATTAGTGGAGAGTGAACGGATATGA
- a CDS encoding AraC family transcriptional regulator — MSESAVRRIVFAQESGQQLPITLDSMGYNPNQEKVTRPQGYHTYHWLQTENGEGIIHIDNKRITLTEGSGILLMPGVPHGYESLSSEVWCTYYLTFGGTSARHILDSLAMNTNLLYRWENESPLRYMLKEMLDRHDASGDMFNLGESTDAYRFLLTLNKYGQLHNNTAISRNVDKLQPLLKWMDGHYGDPDVGLYDLAAHLDVSGRYLNSLFLQTFGLSPYAYFVRLRIRKSKELLVTQPHLTVKSISQRVGFRDVSHFVATFRKQSAITPEQFRKLH; from the coding sequence ATGTCTGAGAGTGCCGTGCGAAGAATCGTGTTTGCCCAGGAGAGCGGGCAGCAGCTTCCGATTACCCTCGACAGTATGGGCTATAACCCGAATCAGGAAAAAGTAACCCGTCCTCAAGGCTATCATACTTACCATTGGCTGCAGACGGAGAACGGTGAGGGCATCATCCATATCGATAATAAAAGAATCACACTCACTGAAGGCAGCGGCATTCTGCTTATGCCCGGTGTTCCACACGGCTATGAATCCCTCTCTTCCGAAGTATGGTGCACCTATTATCTCACCTTCGGCGGGACTTCAGCCCGGCATATTCTGGATTCACTCGCGATGAATACCAATCTTCTCTACCGCTGGGAGAATGAATCTCCGCTCCGCTATATGCTGAAGGAGATGCTTGACCGCCATGATGCTTCCGGAGACATGTTCAACCTGGGTGAATCTACGGACGCCTACCGGTTCCTGCTAACGCTGAACAAATATGGGCAGCTGCATAATAATACGGCAATCTCCCGCAATGTGGATAAGCTGCAGCCGCTGCTGAAATGGATGGACGGCCATTACGGAGACCCGGATGTCGGACTCTATGATCTCGCGGCACATCTTGATGTATCCGGGCGATATCTGAACAGCCTGTTTCTGCAGACCTTCGGACTCTCCCCTTATGCCTATTTCGTCCGGCTGCGTATCCGCAAGAGCAAGGAACTGCTTGTGACCCAGCCCCACCTTACGGTAAAATCCATCTCCCAGCGCGTCGGCTTCCGCGACGTCAGCCATTTCGTCGCCACCTTCCGCAAGCAGTCGGCGATTACGCCGGAGCAGTTCAGGAAGCTGCATTAA